A region of the Pueribacillus theae genome:
TCGTCATTTTTTCTAAACACAAACTCTCATGGAGAGATTTCGGATTTCGCCCCTTAACAAAAAAAAGTACGGTTCAACTCATTATATGGAGCATCATCGGTTTTGTATTAAATGCGGCTGCTTTAAGTGTAACGGCACTCATTTGGTCTGGGGAATCGTCAAAGGCAGATACAATCGAAAGCTCTGGCTTCTTATTATCGTTACTTATGGTTGCTGTTATTGCACCGATTGTCGAAGAAGCCGTATTTCGGGGTGTCATCTATAAATATTTTCGTGTAAAATTTGGATTCTTAGTCGGGATTATTTTGAATGGTATCTTATTCGGTTTGGATCATGTCCCTTCATGGGAACTCGTTTTTAATGCGGCTGTTATGGGAGCTTTTTTTGCCTATGTTTATGAACGAAGTGGTACATTGTGGACACCGATTATTATTCATGGCCTTACAAATGCCGCGGTAACGATACTGTTTTTCATTACAATTGGACTGGGGAATGGATGAGAAAAACAAAATTATATTTTAAGAAGGAATTTGCCAATTCTTGTTGAATAATTGAACTCATAGGCCTA
Encoded here:
- a CDS encoding CPBP family intramembrane glutamic endopeptidase produces the protein MNSASDIRTTQVSWNGLDLFIVFFTWFILSTGTAFNSAGKTLEQLGFTPWLAGYIGAVAIHLLQLGIVWVVIFSKHKLSWRDFGFRPLTKKSTVQLIIWSIIGFVLNAAALSVTALIWSGESSKADTIESSGFLLSLLMVAVIAPIVEEAVFRGVIYKYFRVKFGFLVGIILNGILFGLDHVPSWELVFNAAVMGAFFAYVYERSGTLWTPIIIHGLTNAAVTILFFITIGLGNG